A portion of the Pseudomonas synxantha BG33R genome contains these proteins:
- the glyA gene encoding serine hydroxymethyltransferase, with protein sequence MFSRDLTIAKYDADLFAAMEQEAVRQEEHIELIASENYTSPAVMEAQGSVLTNKYAEGYPGKRYYGGCEYVDVVEQLAIDRAKELFGADYANVQPHAGSQANSAVYLALLQGGDTILGMSLAHGGHLTHGASVSSSGKLYNAVQYGIDANGLIDYDEVERLAVEHKPKMIVAGFSAYSQILDFPRFREIADKVGAYLFVDMAHVAGLVAAGVYPNPVPYADVVTTTTHKTLRGPRGGLILARANAEIEKKLNSAVFPGAQGGPLEHVIAAKAICFKEALQPEFKTYQQQVVKNAQAMAAVFIERGFDVVSGGTENHLFLLSLIKQDISGKDADAALGKAFITVNKNSVPNDPRSPFVTSGLRFGTPAVTTRGFKEAECKELAGWICDILADLNNEAVIDAVREKVKAICKKLPVYGA encoded by the coding sequence ATGTTCAGCCGTGATTTGACTATTGCCAAGTACGACGCCGATCTCTTCGCCGCCATGGAGCAAGAAGCCGTGCGCCAGGAAGAGCACATTGAGCTGATCGCTTCGGAAAACTACACCAGCCCTGCGGTGATGGAGGCTCAAGGTTCGGTTTTGACCAACAAGTACGCCGAAGGCTACCCGGGCAAGCGCTACTACGGTGGTTGCGAGTACGTCGACGTGGTTGAGCAGTTGGCCATCGACCGTGCCAAGGAGCTGTTCGGCGCCGATTACGCCAACGTCCAGCCACACGCCGGTTCCCAGGCCAACAGCGCCGTGTACCTGGCCCTGCTGCAAGGCGGCGACACTATCCTGGGCATGAGCCTGGCCCACGGCGGTCACCTGACCCACGGCGCCAGCGTTTCTTCCTCCGGCAAGCTGTACAACGCCGTCCAGTACGGTATCGATGCCAACGGCCTGATCGACTACGACGAAGTCGAGCGCCTGGCGGTCGAGCACAAGCCAAAAATGATCGTGGCTGGGTTCTCTGCCTACTCGCAGATCCTGGATTTCCCACGCTTCCGTGAAATCGCCGACAAGGTCGGTGCCTACCTGTTCGTCGACATGGCCCACGTGGCCGGTCTGGTGGCAGCGGGCGTGTACCCGAACCCAGTGCCTTACGCTGACGTGGTGACCACCACTACCCACAAGACCCTGCGCGGTCCACGCGGCGGCCTGATCCTGGCTCGCGCCAACGCCGAGATCGAGAAGAAGCTCAACTCCGCGGTATTCCCGGGCGCCCAGGGTGGCCCGCTGGAGCACGTGATTGCCGCCAAGGCGATCTGCTTCAAGGAAGCACTGCAGCCTGAGTTCAAGACCTACCAGCAACAAGTGGTGAAGAACGCCCAGGCCATGGCAGCTGTGTTCATCGAGCGCGGTTTTGACGTGGTGTCCGGCGGTACTGAAAACCACCTGTTCCTGCTGTCGCTGATCAAGCAGGACATTTCCGGTAAAGATGCTGACGCTGCCCTGGGCAAAGCCTTCATCACCGTAAACAAGAACTCCGTGCCGAACGACCCACGTTCGCCGTTCGTCACCTCCGGCCTGCGCTTCGGCACCCCGGCTGTGACCACCCGTGGCTTCAAGGAAGCAGAGTGCAAGGAACTGGCCGGCTGGATCTGCGACATCCTGGCTGACCTGAACAACGAAGCCGTGATCGACGCGGTACGTGAGAAGGTCAAGGCCATCTGCAAGAAGCTGCCGGTATACGGCGCTTGA
- the yjiA gene encoding GTPase produces the protein MSSPIPVTILSGFLGAGKTTLLRHLLKAEHGLKIAVIENEFSDAGIDTQLLGDEPVQVMTLSNGCVCCTIHTDLTKALYLLLERLDSSEIAFDRLVIECTGLADPAPVAQTFFIDEELRERYILDGIITLVDAAHAEHHLTQTIAQAQIGFADRLLVSKRDLVDDATFDALSQRLTRINRRAPIRVVDHGKIDLAELLDVRGFNLNAGMSLRPVSAAPSVDRISSLVLRTDQPLDIDRLSEFMNELLEDHGKQLLRYKGVLNIAGEDRRMVFQGVLKLYGFDWDTEWAEGEARESVIVFIADELPEDKIREGFQRVYQS, from the coding sequence TTGTCCTCTCCCATCCCCGTCACCATCCTCAGCGGCTTCCTCGGTGCCGGCAAGACCACCTTGCTGCGCCATCTGCTCAAGGCCGAGCACGGCTTGAAAATCGCCGTGATCGAAAACGAATTCAGTGACGCCGGCATCGACACCCAGCTCTTGGGCGACGAGCCGGTGCAAGTCATGACCCTGTCCAACGGCTGCGTGTGCTGCACCATCCACACCGACCTGACCAAGGCGCTTTACCTGCTGCTTGAGCGCCTGGACAGCAGCGAGATCGCCTTTGACCGGCTGGTGATCGAATGCACCGGCCTGGCGGATCCTGCGCCGGTGGCCCAGACTTTTTTCATCGACGAAGAACTGCGCGAGCGCTACATCCTCGACGGCATCATTACCCTGGTGGACGCCGCCCACGCCGAGCATCACCTGACCCAGACCATCGCCCAGGCCCAGATCGGCTTTGCCGACCGCCTGCTGGTGAGCAAGCGCGACCTGGTGGACGACGCCACCTTCGACGCCCTCAGCCAGCGCCTGACCCGTATCAACCGGCGTGCGCCGATCCGTGTGGTGGATCACGGCAAGATCGACTTGGCTGAGTTGCTGGATGTGCGCGGCTTCAACCTCAATGCCGGCATGAGCCTGCGACCGGTCAGCGCTGCGCCATCGGTCGACCGTATTTCCAGCCTGGTGCTGCGCACCGACCAGCCGCTGGATATCGACCGCCTCAGTGAGTTCATGAACGAACTGCTGGAAGACCACGGCAAGCAGCTGCTGCGCTACAAGGGCGTGCTGAATATTGCCGGGGAGGATCGACGCATGGTGTTCCAGGGCGTGCTGAAACTCTATGGTTTTGACTGGGACACCGAATGGGCCGAGGGTGAAGCGCGGGAGAGTGTGATTGTGTTTATTGCCGATGAGTTGCCGGAGGACAAGATCCGTGAAGGCTTCCAGCGCGTCTACCAATCCTGA
- a CDS encoding YbdD/YjiX family protein, with translation MFNDISRLGKYLGQAARLMVGMPDYDTYVEHMQTKHPDKPVMDYKAFFRERQEARYGGKGGPKCC, from the coding sequence ATGTTCAATGACATCAGTCGCCTCGGTAAATACCTCGGTCAGGCTGCGCGCCTGATGGTCGGCATGCCCGACTACGACACCTACGTCGAGCATATGCAAACCAAACACCCGGACAAGCCGGTGATGGACTACAAGGCGTTCTTCCGCGAACGCCAGGAGGCCCGTTACGGCGGCAAGGGTGGGCCCAAGTGCTGTTGA
- a CDS encoding carbon starvation CstA family protein codes for MKNNNSLLRHLPWLVLAIVGACALGVVALRRGEAINALWIVVAAVAIYLVAYRYYSLFIANNVMQLDPRRATPAVVNNDGLDYVPTNKHILFGHHFAAIAGAGPLVGPVLAAQMGYLPGTLWLIAGVVLAGAVQDFMILFLSTRRNGRSLGDMVREEMGRIPGTIALFGCFLIMIIILAVLALIVVKALAESPWGIFTVMATIPIAMFMGIYMRYIRPGRIGEISIIGVLLLLGSIWLGGQIAADPVWAKAFTFTGIQITWMLIGYGFVAAVLPVWLILAPRDYLSTFLKIGTIIALAIGILVTMPDLKMPALTQFIDGTGPVWKGGLFPFLFITIACGAVSGFHALISSGTTPKLLASESHARYIGYGGMLMESFVAIMAMVAASVIEPGVYFAMNSPAAIVGTDVVTVAQTVSSWGFAITPEALSAVAHDIGETTILARAGGAPTLAVGIAQILHSVLPGENTMAFWYHFAILFEALFILTAVDAGTRAGRFMLQDLLGSFVPALKRTESWTANLIATAGCVAMWGYLLYQGVIDPLGGINTLWPLFGISNQMLAGIALMLATVVLIKMKRQRYIWVTMLPAVWLLICTTTAGFIKLFDANPAIGFLSLAKKYSDALANGQILAPAKSIDQMQHVIWNAYTNATLTALFLFVVFSILFYALKVGVAAWGNKERTDKEAPFQAVPDA; via the coding sequence ATGAAAAATAATAATAGCCTGCTACGCCACCTACCCTGGCTGGTGCTGGCAATCGTAGGAGCGTGCGCCCTTGGCGTAGTGGCCTTGCGCCGCGGCGAGGCGATCAACGCCTTGTGGATTGTGGTCGCTGCTGTGGCCATCTATCTGGTTGCGTACCGTTACTACAGTCTGTTCATCGCCAATAACGTGATGCAACTCGACCCTCGGCGGGCCACCCCCGCAGTGGTCAATAACGACGGTTTGGACTATGTGCCGACCAACAAACATATCCTTTTCGGTCACCACTTTGCGGCGATTGCCGGTGCAGGCCCGTTGGTCGGTCCGGTGCTGGCGGCGCAGATGGGTTACCTGCCCGGCACTCTGTGGCTGATTGCCGGTGTGGTGCTGGCGGGTGCGGTGCAGGACTTCATGATCCTGTTCCTGTCCACTCGTCGCAACGGGCGTTCCCTGGGTGACATGGTTCGCGAAGAGATGGGCCGCATTCCCGGGACCATCGCCCTGTTTGGCTGCTTCCTGATCATGATCATCATCCTCGCGGTGCTGGCGCTGATCGTGGTCAAGGCCCTGGCCGAGAGCCCATGGGGCATCTTTACGGTGATGGCGACCATCCCGATTGCGATGTTCATGGGCATCTACATGCGCTACATCCGCCCGGGCCGCATCGGTGAAATTTCGATCATCGGCGTGCTGTTGCTGCTGGGTTCGATCTGGCTGGGCGGGCAGATTGCCGCTGACCCGGTCTGGGCCAAAGCCTTCACCTTCACCGGGATCCAGATCACCTGGATGCTGATCGGCTACGGCTTCGTTGCCGCTGTTCTGCCGGTTTGGCTGATCCTGGCGCCGCGTGACTACCTGTCGACGTTCCTGAAAATCGGCACCATCATCGCTCTGGCGATCGGCATCCTGGTCACCATGCCTGACCTGAAAATGCCAGCACTGACCCAGTTCATCGACGGCACTGGCCCGGTGTGGAAGGGCGGCCTGTTCCCGTTCCTGTTCATCACCATTGCCTGTGGCGCGGTCTCGGGCTTCCACGCGCTGATCTCTTCGGGTACCACGCCCAAGTTGCTCGCCAGTGAAAGCCACGCCCGTTACATCGGATACGGCGGCATGTTGATGGAGTCGTTCGTGGCCATCATGGCGATGGTTGCCGCTTCGGTGATCGAGCCTGGCGTGTACTTCGCCATGAACAGCCCGGCGGCGATTGTCGGTACTGACGTGGTCACCGTGGCGCAAACCGTCAGCAGTTGGGGCTTTGCAATTACCCCTGAAGCGCTGTCGGCCGTTGCCCACGATATCGGTGAAACCACCATTCTGGCGCGTGCCGGCGGTGCGCCGACGCTGGCGGTCGGTATCGCACAGATCCTGCACAGTGTGCTGCCGGGTGAAAACACCATGGCGTTCTGGTACCACTTTGCGATCCTGTTCGAAGCGCTGTTCATCCTCACCGCAGTGGATGCCGGTACCCGTGCCGGTCGTTTCATGCTGCAAGACCTGCTCGGTTCGTTCGTGCCTGCGCTCAAACGCACCGAGTCCTGGACCGCCAACCTGATCGCGACGGCCGGTTGCGTGGCCATGTGGGGTTACCTGCTGTACCAGGGCGTGATCGACCCACTGGGTGGCATCAACACCTTGTGGCCGCTGTTCGGTATCTCCAACCAGATGCTGGCGGGTATCGCGCTGATGCTGGCGACCGTTGTGCTGATCAAAATGAAGCGCCAGCGCTACATCTGGGTGACCATGTTGCCGGCCGTCTGGCTGCTGATCTGCACCACCACCGCAGGCTTCATCAAGCTGTTCGACGCCAACCCGGCGATCGGCTTCCTGTCGCTGGCCAAGAAATACAGCGATGCCCTGGCCAACGGTCAGATCCTCGCCCCGGCCAAGAGCATCGACCAGATGCAGCATGTGATCTGGAACGCCTACACCAACGCAACGCTGACGGCGCTGTTCCTGTTCGTGGTATTCAGCATCCTGTTCTATGCGCTCAAAGTCGGCGTAGCCGCCTGGGGCAACAAAGAGCGTACGGATAAAGAAGCGCCATTCCAGGCCGTACCGGACGCATAA
- a CDS encoding PilZ domain-containing protein — protein MTEQPSDRRRFRRIAFDAKTEIRQNGWDFPVKLVDLSLKGLLVERPEDWKGNKALPFDVDIRLDPKAHIKMQVKLSHEDKGQLGFVCQHIDLDSISHLRRLIELNLGDEEELHRELAALLEI, from the coding sequence ATGACTGAGCAACCGTCTGATCGCCGCCGTTTTCGCCGGATTGCTTTTGATGCCAAAACCGAAATTCGGCAAAACGGATGGGATTTTCCGGTGAAACTGGTGGATCTCTCGCTAAAGGGTCTACTGGTCGAGCGCCCCGAAGATTGGAAGGGGAACAAGGCGCTGCCGTTCGACGTAGACATACGCCTGGATCCGAAAGCGCATATAAAGATGCAAGTGAAGCTGAGCCACGAGGATAAGGGGCAGTTGGGCTTCGTGTGCCAACATATCGATCTGGATTCGATCAGCCATTTGCGGCGACTGATTGAGTTGAACCTGGGGGATGAGGAAGAGCTACACAGAGAGCTGGCGGCATTGCTGGAAATCTAG
- the radA gene encoding DNA repair protein RadA yields MAKAKRMYGCTECGATFPKWAGQCSECGAWNTLTETMIESGGAAAPTGRAGWTGQQAQIKTLAEVSVEEIPRFSTASGELDRVLGGGLVDGSVVLIGGDPGIGKSTILLQTLCSIASRMPALYVTGEESQQQVAMRARRLGLPQDQLRVMTETCIESIIATARIEKPKVMVIDSIQTIFTEQLQSAPGGVSQVRESAALLVRYAKQSGTAIFLVGHVTKEGALAGPRVLEHMVDTVLYFEGESDGRLRLLRAVKNRFGAVNELGVFAMTDRGLKEVSNPSAIFLTRAQEEVPGSVVMATWEGTRPMLVEVQALVDDSHLANPRRVTLGLDQNRLAMLLAVLHRHGGIPTHDQDVFLNVVGGVKVLETASDLALMAAVMSSLRNRPLPHDLLVFGEVGLSGEVRPVPSGQERLKEAAKHGFKRAIVPKGNAPKEMPAGLQVIGVTRLEQALDALFE; encoded by the coding sequence ATGGCAAAGGCCAAGCGCATGTACGGCTGCACGGAGTGCGGCGCGACCTTTCCCAAATGGGCGGGCCAGTGCTCCGAATGCGGTGCGTGGAACACCCTGACTGAAACCATGATTGAAAGCGGTGGTGCCGCAGCTCCTACCGGCCGCGCCGGCTGGACCGGGCAACAGGCACAGATCAAGACCCTGGCCGAGGTCAGCGTCGAAGAGATCCCGCGTTTCTCCACCGCGTCCGGCGAACTGGACCGCGTACTTGGCGGTGGCCTGGTCGATGGTTCGGTGGTGCTGATCGGCGGTGACCCGGGCATCGGCAAGTCGACCATCCTCTTGCAAACCCTGTGCAGCATCGCCAGCCGTATGCCGGCGCTGTACGTCACCGGCGAAGAATCCCAACAGCAAGTGGCCATGCGCGCCCGCCGTTTGGGCCTGCCCCAGGACCAGTTGCGGGTCATGACCGAAACCTGCATCGAAAGCATCATCGCCACGGCGCGGATCGAAAAGCCCAAGGTCATGGTAATTGACTCGATCCAGACGATTTTCACCGAGCAACTGCAATCGGCACCGGGCGGCGTGTCCCAGGTGCGCGAGAGTGCGGCGCTGTTGGTGCGCTACGCCAAGCAGAGCGGCACGGCGATCTTCCTGGTCGGCCATGTGACCAAGGAAGGCGCGCTGGCCGGGCCACGGGTGTTGGAGCACATGGTGGATACCGTGCTGTATTTCGAAGGTGAGTCCGATGGCCGCCTGCGTTTGCTGCGGGCGGTAAAAAACCGCTTTGGCGCCGTGAACGAGCTGGGTGTGTTCGCCATGACTGACCGTGGACTGAAAGAAGTCTCCAACCCCTCGGCGATTTTTCTCACTCGGGCCCAGGAAGAAGTCCCGGGCAGTGTGGTGATGGCGACGTGGGAGGGTACCCGGCCCATGCTGGTGGAAGTCCAGGCGCTGGTGGATGACAGCCATTTGGCCAACCCGCGGCGGGTCACGCTGGGCCTGGACCAGAACCGTCTGGCGATGTTGCTGGCGGTATTGCACCGTCACGGCGGCATTCCGACCCATGACCAGGATGTTTTCCTTAACGTAGTGGGCGGGGTCAAGGTGCTGGAGACCGCCTCCGACCTGGCGCTGATGGCGGCGGTGATGTCCAGCCTGCGCAATCGGCCGCTGCCCCATGATCTGCTGGTGTTTGGTGAGGTCGGCCTGTCGGGCGAAGTCCGCCCGGTGCCCAGTGGGCAGGAGCGGTTGAAGGAGGCGGCCAAGCATGGGTTCAAGCGGGCGATCGTGCCCAAGGGCAATGCGCCGAAGGAAATGCCGGCAGGTTTGCAGGTGATTGGGGTGACGCGCCTGGAGCAGGCGTTGGATGCACTGTTCGAGTAG
- a CDS encoding ankyrin repeat domain-containing protein: protein MRISIGLLMAMLAFVAHAESPDPVALKAQLQDYYFDAARRGDLDMLNTFIDSGYSLNTQDDKGYTALILAAYHGQGSYVERLLDAGANACVQDKRGNTALMGAIFKGELKIAQRLLATDCNPDQRNGAGQTAAMYAGLFKRVELLGELQAKGADLNAEDPVGNSASRLASGEIRTPASR from the coding sequence ATGCGTATCTCTATCGGTTTACTGATGGCCATGCTGGCCTTTGTCGCCCATGCGGAGTCTCCCGACCCGGTGGCGCTCAAAGCCCAGTTGCAGGATTACTACTTCGACGCCGCTCGCCGTGGCGACCTCGACATGCTCAACACCTTTATCGACTCCGGCTACAGCCTCAACACCCAGGATGACAAAGGCTACACCGCACTGATTCTCGCCGCTTATCACGGCCAGGGCTCGTACGTGGAGCGTCTGCTCGACGCGGGTGCCAACGCCTGCGTACAGGACAAACGCGGCAACACGGCGCTGATGGGCGCAATCTTCAAGGGTGAGCTGAAAATCGCCCAGCGCCTGCTGGCCACCGACTGCAACCCGGACCAACGCAATGGCGCGGGACAGACTGCCGCCATGTACGCCGGGCTGTTCAAACGCGTCGAGTTGCTGGGTGAACTGCAAGCCAAAGGCGCAGACCTGAACGCCGAGGATCCCGTCGGTAACAGTGCTTCACGTTTGGCCAGTGGCGAAATCCGGACCCCGGCGTCGCGCTGA
- the katB gene encoding catalase KatB, with protein MNTPIRRRPVSARHALALVTASLLSLSVQAANLTRDNGANVGDNQNSQTAGANGPVLLQDVQLIQKLQRFDRERIPERVVHARGTGAHGTFTVTDNLSDLTKAKVFAAGETTPVFVRFSAVVHGNHSPETLRDPRGFATKFYTAEGNWDLVGNNFPTFFIRDAIKFPDMVHAFKPDPRTNLDDDSRRFDFFSHVPEATRTLTELYSDSGTPASYREMDGNGVHAYKLINAKGEVHYVKFHWKSLQGIKNLDPKQVTEVQGRDYSHMTNDLVTHINKGDFPKWDLYVQVLKPEDLAKFDFDPLDATKIWPDVPERKVGQMVLNRNPANVFQETEQVAMAPANLVPGIEPSEDRLLQGRVFSYADTQMYRLGANALQLPINAPRVTVNNGNQDGAMNFGKTTTGVNYQPSRLLPREEPQTARYSQSPLSGSTQQAKIQREQNFKQAGDLYRSYTKKERQDLIDNFGGSLATTDDESKHIILSFLYKADPEYGTGVTKVAKGDLARVKALAEKLTD; from the coding sequence ATGAACACTCCAATCCGCCGCAGGCCCGTGTCCGCGCGTCACGCGCTGGCACTGGTGACCGCAAGCCTGCTGTCCCTCTCCGTGCAAGCCGCCAACCTGACCCGCGATAACGGGGCCAACGTCGGTGATAACCAGAACTCGCAAACGGCCGGAGCGAACGGCCCGGTATTGTTGCAGGACGTTCAGCTGATCCAGAAGTTGCAGCGCTTTGACCGCGAACGCATCCCCGAGCGTGTGGTACATGCCCGCGGTACGGGCGCCCATGGCACCTTCACGGTGACCGACAACCTCAGCGACCTGACCAAGGCCAAGGTGTTCGCCGCCGGTGAAACCACGCCAGTGTTCGTACGCTTTTCGGCGGTCGTCCACGGCAACCATTCCCCTGAAACCCTGCGTGACCCACGGGGCTTTGCTACCAAGTTCTACACCGCCGAAGGTAACTGGGACCTGGTCGGCAATAACTTTCCGACCTTCTTTATCCGCGATGCCATCAAGTTCCCGGATATGGTCCATGCCTTCAAACCCGACCCACGCACCAACCTGGATGACGACTCGCGCCGTTTCGACTTCTTCTCCCATGTTCCCGAAGCCACGCGTACTTTGACCGAGTTGTACTCGGACTCCGGTACACCGGCCAGTTACCGCGAGATGGACGGTAATGGCGTACATGCCTACAAGTTGATCAACGCCAAGGGCGAAGTGCACTACGTCAAGTTCCACTGGAAGAGCCTGCAAGGCATCAAGAACCTGGATCCCAAGCAAGTCACCGAAGTACAGGGTCGTGACTACAGTCATATGACCAACGATTTGGTCACCCATATCAACAAGGGCGACTTCCCCAAGTGGGACTTGTATGTGCAAGTGCTCAAGCCCGAGGACTTGGCCAAGTTTGATTTCGACCCCCTGGATGCCACCAAGATCTGGCCGGATGTACCTGAGCGTAAAGTCGGGCAGATGGTGCTCAATCGCAACCCGGCCAATGTCTTCCAGGAAACCGAGCAAGTCGCGATGGCGCCTGCCAACCTGGTGCCGGGCATCGAGCCGTCGGAAGACCGCCTGCTGCAAGGCCGGGTGTTCTCCTATGCCGATACGCAAATGTACCGCTTGGGTGCGAACGCCCTGCAACTGCCGATCAACGCTCCACGGGTCACCGTCAACAACGGTAACCAGGACGGTGCGATGAACTTCGGCAAAACCACCACCGGCGTGAACTACCAGCCAAGCCGGCTGTTGCCACGCGAAGAGCCGCAAACCGCGCGCTACAGCCAGTCGCCGCTGTCGGGCAGCACCCAGCAGGCGAAGATCCAGCGCGAGCAGAACTTCAAACAGGCCGGTGACCTGTACCGCTCCTACACCAAGAAAGAGCGTCAGGACTTGATCGACAATTTCGGCGGCTCGCTGGCCACCACCGATGACGAGAGCAAGCACATCATCCTGTCGTTCCTTTACAAGGCTGATCCGGAATACGGCACCGGCGTGACCAAGGTGGCCAAAGGTGATCTGGCTCGCGTGAAGGCGCTGGCGGAAAAACTGACTGACTGA